The stretch of DNA TCAATAAACGACGTTCACGACTATCAACAAATAACAGTGCGCGCCCAGCTCGCCCAGCTCGTCCGGTACGACCAATACGATGCACATAAGACTCTGAATCTAAAGTAATATCATAGTTAATTACTAAGCTAATGCGCTCAACATCGAGCCCACGAGCTGCGACATCAGTTGCAATAAGAATATCTAGACGACCATTACGTAAACGATCAAGTGTCTGCTCACGTAATTGCTGAGTCATATCACCATTAAGTGCCGCCGCATTATAACCATGTTGCTCAAGCACATCGGCTACATCTAAGGTTGCAGACTTGGTTCTAACAAAGATAATTGCCGCATCAAAGTCTTCAGCTTCAAGGAAACGAACTAATGCTTCATTCTTACGTAAGCCACGAACTAACCAATAGCTTTGATCAATATCAGGCGCTGTTTGATTAGTTGACTTAATTTGGATCTCTTGTGGATTTTGCATAAATCGTTTAGTGATTCGACGAATTGGTGCAGGCATGGTTGCTGAAAATAATGCAGTTTGGTGATCATCAGGGATCGCAGCCATAATGCTTTCAACATCATCAATAAAGCCCATACGTAACATTTCATCAGCTTCATCAAGTACTAAACCTTTTAAATTCGATAAATCTAATGTTTTGCGATTTAAATGGTCAAGTAGACGACCTGGCGTACCAACAACAATTTGTGGTCCTTGTTTTAATGCACGTAATTGCACATCGTAACGTTGTCCACCATAAAGGGCTAATACTTTAACACCCTTCATATGTTTAGCATATTCGCTACATGCATCAGCAACTTGAATAGCAAGTTCGCGCGTTGGCGCTAAAACTAATACTTGTGGGGCTTTTAAATTAGGATCCAATTTCATTAAAAATGGAATTGAAAATGCAGCAGTTTTACCGCTACCGGTTTGTGCCATTCCAAGTACATCGTGTCCATTTAATAGTAATGGAATACACTCAGATTGAATTGGCGATGGCTTGATAAAGCCAAGATCATTTAATGCGTTAAGGATTTCCTCGGATAAACCAAGGTCAATAAAAGAAATTTCTTTTGTCATGTAAACTCGCTTATAACTGCTTTGATACAGTTGTTAAAAACATTTATAATGCCAGTCCACGCAATGAATATTACAACCCACCCAAAAATAACAAGACATTTAATAATGACTATTATATTCATTCAATAATATGAATAACGACAATAATTTCATTAAATGGTTAAATAAAGAACGCTGCTATAACTACTTATATTCACATCTAAACTGGCATGACCCAATACAACTTACTTTTTATTAAGTTGAGTTATTTCGAAAAGTGCCTGCTGATGTTCTAAATAATTATAGACATTATTAGCTAATGAATACTTAAATAACATTTCGGCACGTTTATTGTCACCTTTACTTTGATAATACTTACCTAAGTAAAAGTAGGTTTCACAAAGACGCTGAGCTAACTCATTGTTAGTTTCAACACCTTGCTGTAAATTAATCATCAAGTGATCTTCGCTAATTTTACCAAGGTAAAACGCAACAATATCACTTCCCCAGACAGTTTTATCTGCCATTTCATTATACCGTCTAAGGATCCCTTCATTCGCTTTGTTTTTATCTAGTTTTTCTTCAACTAAATAAAGCCAAAGCATACGCATTGGATCATTAGGAGCATATTGATAAAATTTTAACGCATCAACTGACGCCGCTTCATATCTTTCATTACGATATAATGCTATCGCTCGATTAATATAAGCAAATTGATAATCCGGTGCTAACTCCAGTGCGGTATTTAATGCCATAAATGCGGTATCATAATCACCATCATGCATTGCATTAATCGCTAAGTAGTTATATACATCGGGGATCGCAACATTATAACTTAATAACTGATTAAAATCAGTTTGAGCAAACGCTCTAAACCCTAAAGAGTCATACAAAGACCCTCTTTGAAAAAGCAATTGCATTCTCGCCTTTTCGCTAAGGTTTTTATTATATAGTTGCTGACTTATCTGCGCTAGTTTGATTTCATCATCGTAAGATACCTGCAAAGGTACCGCAAGTAACGGAGTTTTAGTACTACATCCTGAAATATAACTTGATAAAAAAATGGTTAATAGTAAACCTATTACCCTCAAGTTATATCTTTTCATTAAAAACCCCTTATTACAAGTATACAAAAATATGCTAATTGTTAAAACAACCAGCATATTAACATATATTACTCTGCTGCGTTGTCTACAGATTGCTCAGTTGCAATCGCATCTTTCATACTTAAACGGATACGTCCTTGACGATCAACTTCAAGTACTTTAACTTGAACTTCTTGACCTGCGCTAAGCACATCTGTCACTTTTTCTACGCGGTGATCAGCAATTTGTGACACATGAACAAGGCCTTCTTTGCCACCAATAATTGAAACAAACGCACCAAAATCAACGATACGAACCACTTTACCTGCGTAAACTTGGCCAACTTCAACTTCCGCTGTTATCTCGTTAATACGCTTAATAGCCGCTTGTGCTTTATCGCCATCAGATGCTGCAATTTTAACGGTACCATCATCTTCAATTTCAATCGTTGTACCCGTTTCTTCGGTTAACGCACGAATTGTTGAGCCACCTTTACCGATGATATCACGAATCTTTTCAGGATTAATTTTCATTGTATAGATACGTGGCGCAAATTCAGAAATGTCACTACGAGGACGATTAATGGCTTGTTCCATTACACCTAAAATATGTAAACGTGCACCTTTTGCTTGATTTAAAGCAACTTGCATGATTTCTTTAGTGATCCCTTCAATTTTGATATCCATTTGAAGCGCACTCACACCATCACGTGTTCCTGCAACTTTAAAGTCCATATCACCAAGGTGGTCTTCATCACCTAAAATATCGGATAATACAACAAAGTCATCGCCTTCTTTAACTAGGCCCATTGCAATACCAGCAACCGATGCTTTAATTGGCACACCCGCATCCATTAATGCCAGTGATGCACCACATACTGACGCCATTGATGATGAACCATTTGATTCAGTAATTTCAGAAACAACGCGCACCGTATAAGGAAACTCACCATTTTTAGGCATTACCGCTGCAACGCCACGTTTAGCAAGTCTACCATGACCAATTTCACGGCGTTTAGGCGATCCAACCATACCCGTTTCACCAACAGAATACGGAGGGAAATTATAATGGAATAAGAATTTATCTGTTTTTTCGCCAGTTAACTCATCAATAATTTGCGCATCACGCTCAGTACCAAGTGTTGCAACAACTAATGCTTGAGTTTCACCGCGTGTAAATAGTGCGCTACCATGTGCTCTTGGTAAAACATTAGTGCGGATATCAAGTGCGCGGATAGTATCTTTTTCACGTCCATCAATACGTGGTTCGCCTGCAATAACGCGTTGACGCACGGTTTGACTTTCTATTTCAGTAACAATATTAAGGATGGTTGTATCATCTAATGCTTCATTTTGCGCTTTTAACGCGGCTAAAACATCATCTTTAATCGCATCAATTTGTGCGTAACGCGCTTGTTTTTCAGTAATGCGGTAAGCTTCACCAATGCGATCTTTAGCAATTTCGCTAACTGCGTTATAAAGCGCTTCATCTTTAACTGGCGCAGTCCAATCCCATTTAGCATGACCTGCTTTAGCAACAAAGTCATTGATATTATCGATAACAACTTGCTGTGCATCATGACCAAATACCACTGCTGCAAGCATTTGATCTTCAGTTAAGATATCAGCTTCTGACTCAACCATTAATACCGCGCCACTAGTACCTGCAACAACTAAATCTAAGCGGCTATTTGCTAATTCAGTAACCGATGGATTTAATACAAATTCACCGTCAATTAAACCAACGCGCGCAGCGCCAATAGGGCCATGGAAAGGAACGCCAGATAAACATAATGCCGCTGATGCACCAATCATTGCAACGAGATCAGGACTAACTTGTGGATTAACCGACACGACAGTTGCAATAATTTGGATTTCATTAACAAATCCTTCAGGGAATAATGGACGTAATGGACGGTCGATTAAACGTGCCGTTAATGTTTCGCCTTCACTTGGGCGGCCTTCACGTTTAAAAAAGCCACCAGGAATACGACCTGCGGCATAGGTTCTTTCTTGATAATTAACGGTCAAAGGGAAAAAATCTTGCCCTTCTTTCGCTTTTGGTTTAGCAACAACACTAACAAATACAGCCGTATCATCCATATTGACCATAACAGCTGCGGTCGCTTGACGTGCAATAACGCCGGTTTCTAACTTAACGGTATGGCGACCATATTTAAATTCTTGTATAGTTGGATTAAACAATTCGATTTCCTCATTAAAAATAATAAATAACTCGACCATCTTCATTGTTACGACTAATGACAGATTTATTAAATGCTTTCTATTTATGTACTAAATACATGGCGAGAAACAACAAAAATAGCGCTGCTAATAAAGCTCTCATTAGCCGTACGAAACATGAAACAATGATCTTAATGCAAAACGGATCAATTATACATGAAATTGAAAGCTTGTCATATTTATTTGACTTGCTGAGAAAGTGCCAATCACACCAATGGAACATAAAGTAACTTCAAGCTTATTTTAGGTTTGAACTTACGAAAAAACAAACAAAACCGTGTATAATATTAACAAAATAAAGGCATGTTATTACCATGCCTTGGCGAATTAATATCAAAAAGTTAACGCTGAGTAAGGGGCGTAAATTCAACTGCTTCACTCACATTTTTATAAGCAGGGCGAATAATGCGCCTATCATCAAAATTCAGTTCTTCAATGCGATGTGCGCACCAACCAACAATACGCGACATCGCAAATAACGGCGTATAGACTTCTTTTGGTAAACCAATCATGTCATAAACAAAGCCTGAATAAAAATCAACATTTGCACAAACTTGTTTCTTGGTTTTGGCATTTTTACGATGGGTAATGGCATAAATAGCGCGCTCTTCAAGTAAGTTCATAAATGCGAATTCAGCTTCTCGGCCCTTTTCCTTAGCAAGCTCTTTAGCCATCTCTTTTAGCAGCACTGCCCGTGGATCAGAAACGGTATATACCGCATGGCCAATACCATAAATCAGCCCTTTTTGGTCATACACCTCTTTACTAAGCATCTTTTTAAAATAGTCATCAATTTGCTGCTCATCAGTCCAATTGGTTATCACCTCTTTCAAATGATTGATCATTTTACCGACTTGTAAATTAGCGCCGCCATGTAATGGGCCTTTTAACGAACCAATACCGGCTGCAATCGAGGAATAAGTATCGGTGCCTGTTGAACTTGTTACTCTAACCGTAAATGTTGAGTTATTACCACCACCATGCTCGGCATGTAAAATCATGGCTAAATCAAGCACTCTAACATCAAGCTCGGTATAGCCTTTCGTACCTTTTATCATATATAAAAAATTTTCTGCGATCGAAACATCTTCATTAGGGTGACGAATATGTAACGATTGGCCTTTAGCGCTATGGCGTAAAATATTATAAGCATAAGCAATAATAGCTGGAAATTTTGCGATTAAATCGACAGATTGGCGCATCAAATTATCGCGGCATGTATCATCAGGCTCAGGATCATAGTTATACATTTCAAGCACCGTTCTTGCCAAAATATTCATAATATCTTGACCTTCAAGATCAATAATGGCAATTTTAGTTTGTTTTTCTAATGCCATTGACTCGCATAGCATATGAGAAAAAAGATCTAACTCTTCTTTATCGGGCAAAGCACCAGATAACAATAAATAAATTACTTCTTCAAAGCCTGTGCGCTTTTCCTTTTGAGCACAATGGACCAGATCATCAATATCAATACCTCGATAAAGCAATTTACCCGGTATAGGTTTTAACGAACCATCATCTAAACGGTCATAACCAACTACATCACCAATATTTGTTAGTCCAACTAACACACCTGTATGATCAGCATTACGCAGTCCACGTTTAACATTAAATTTTTCAAATAATTCATTATCAATCTTGCAAGTTAACTTAACGGCTTCTGACAATTTATAAATCATAAATTTATCTTTCATAAACATCACCTTTCATAAACGATAGCCTATGCACATAAGGCAAAAAGAGGATAAGGATAAAGGTAAAAACGTTATCCTTATTGATTTCGAATAAAACCTATAAATGATTAATTACAGCTTGAGTGAATTGGCTTGTTGTCAAAATATTGCCATTTGACATAAAGCGAGCTAAATCGACGGTAGCTTGACCTTGTTGGAATAGCTGTTCCATCGCAGAATTAATTAACTGACCGACTTCATACCAGCCCAAATAATCAAATAACATCACCCCCGATAATAATAAAGAAGATGGATTTGCCATATCTTGGCCTGCAATATCTGGCGCCGTGCCATGCGTTGCTTCAAAAATAGCGTGACCAGTTAAATAATTAATATTTGCGCCTGGCGCGATGCCAATGCCGCCAACCATTGCTGCTAATTGATCGGATACATAATCACCATTAAGATTTAACGTTGCAATAACGCTGTACTCTTCAGGTTTAAGTAAGGTATTTTGTAAAAAGGCGTCACAAATTACATCTTTAATAATTAATTTACCCGCTGACTTCGCTGCGGTAAGCGCAGCATTCGCCGCAGCGAAGCCTTGCTGTGTTTTTAGCTTATCAAATTGCTGCATAGTAAATACGCTACTTGCAAATTCTCGCTCGGCAAGTTCATATCCCCACTGTTTAAAGCCGCCTTCGGTAAACTTCATAATATTACCTTTATGTACCAACGTTACAGACGGTAACTTATTATCTAAGGCATAGTTAATGGCCGCTCGAATTAATCGCTCACTACCATCAACAGAAACGGGCTTGACACCAAAAGATGATGTTTGGGGAAATCTAACTTTTTTTACGCCCATTTGCTGAGATAAAAATTGATAAAATTTTTCCGCTTCTGGCGTTCCTTGAAGCCATTCGATCCCGGCATAAATATCTTCAGTATTTTCACGAAAAATGGTCATATTAACTTTTTCAGGGTGTTTAATTGGTGACTCAACGCCGTTAAACCATCTCACTGGCCTCAAACAAACATAAAGATCTAACTCTTGCCTTAATGCCACATTGAGTGAACGAATTCCCCCACCAACTGGCGTGGTTAACGGCCCCTTAATACCAATTAAATACTCTCTAAACGCGTTCATTGTGTCATCGGGTAACCAAGAACCGCTATGATTAAAAGATTTTTCACCAGCAAGCACTTCTTGCCATTCAACTTTACGAGCACCTTGATAAGCTTTCGCTATCGCACTATCAAAAATAGCCTTAGCAGAACGCCAAATTTCGGGACCAACGCCATCGCCCTCAATAAAAGGAATAATCGGATTATTAGGAACATTCAGTTTGCCACCGGTGATCGTTATTTTATTATTCATATCATATCCTTTTTAACTATTTTTAAATTCTGCGCTTAATTTATTAAGCGCACTACCTGCTTTAAACCATGAAATTTGAGCCTCATTATAAGTATGAGCGACTGGGAAAGCCTCGACATTACCATCACGATGATTTAGCACCATTGTTAAATTTTTACCCGGCGTAAAGTCAGTCAAACCGAGAATGCTAATTTTATCGTCCTCTTGTACCTTGTCGTAATCTTCTTTATTTACAAAAGTTAATGCCAACATACCCTGTTTTTTTAAATTCGTTTCATGAATTCGAGCAAACGATTTAACGACAATGGCTTTGACATTTAAAAATCGAGGTTCCATCGCAGCATGTTCACGAGAAGAGCCTTCACCGTAGTTTTCTTCCGCCACTACGATAGAGCCTAATCCTTCGGCTTTAAATTTTCTAGCCAGTTCTGGCACCGCCAAATAGGAATTTGTTTGCGCATCAAGTACAAAATTAGTTTGCTCATTAAACGCATTAACTGCACCAATTAACATATTATTTGAAATATTATCTAAATGGCCACGATATTTTAACCACTTACCCGCCATTGAAATATGGTCAGTTG from Orbaceae bacterium lpD04 encodes:
- a CDS encoding DEAD/DEAH family ATP-dependent RNA helicase — translated: MTKEISFIDLGLSEEILNALNDLGFIKPSPIQSECIPLLLNGHDVLGMAQTGSGKTAAFSIPFLMKLDPNLKAPQVLVLAPTRELAIQVADACSEYAKHMKGVKVLALYGGQRYDVQLRALKQGPQIVVGTPGRLLDHLNRKTLDLSNLKGLVLDEADEMLRMGFIDDVESIMAAIPDDHQTALFSATMPAPIRRITKRFMQNPQEIQIKSTNQTAPDIDQSYWLVRGLRKNEALVRFLEAEDFDAAIIFVRTKSATLDVADVLEQHGYNAAALNGDMTQQLREQTLDRLRNGRLDILIATDVAARGLDVERISLVINYDITLDSESYVHRIGRTGRAGRAGRALLFVDSRERRLLKNIEQTIKKAIPEVQLPGKESLESRRLTKFADKVAKEITANDLDNYRSILPKLLKDDQTDMETLAAALLKLAQGERPLILPPDPVFKPARNDRDRPERGERSDRGDRRLKGDSREAPKRRERRDVGEMDLYRIEVGKENGVDVRNIVGAIANEGDISSRYIGNIKLYEKYSTVELPKDMPKDLLKHFEGVRVMNIPMNMRLAVEGGDKPAPRRSRSKQDDSFADQPKRRSRSVSGSKDGAKEGAPKRRAPRKPTSFND
- the nlpI gene encoding lipoprotein NlpI, coding for MKRYNLRVIGLLLTIFLSSYISGCSTKTPLLAVPLQVSYDDEIKLAQISQQLYNKNLSEKARMQLLFQRGSLYDSLGFRAFAQTDFNQLLSYNVAIPDVYNYLAINAMHDGDYDTAFMALNTALELAPDYQFAYINRAIALYRNERYEAASVDALKFYQYAPNDPMRMLWLYLVEEKLDKNKANEGILRRYNEMADKTVWGSDIVAFYLGKISEDHLMINLQQGVETNNELAQRLCETYFYLGKYYQSKGDNKRAEMLFKYSLANNVYNYLEHQQALFEITQLNKK
- the pnp gene encoding polyribonucleotide nucleotidyltransferase — encoded protein: MELFNPTIQEFKYGRHTVKLETGVIARQATAAVMVNMDDTAVFVSVVAKPKAKEGQDFFPLTVNYQERTYAAGRIPGGFFKREGRPSEGETLTARLIDRPLRPLFPEGFVNEIQIIATVVSVNPQVSPDLVAMIGASAALCLSGVPFHGPIGAARVGLIDGEFVLNPSVTELANSRLDLVVAGTSGAVLMVESEADILTEDQMLAAVVFGHDAQQVVIDNINDFVAKAGHAKWDWTAPVKDEALYNAVSEIAKDRIGEAYRITEKQARYAQIDAIKDDVLAALKAQNEALDDTTILNIVTEIESQTVRQRVIAGEPRIDGREKDTIRALDIRTNVLPRAHGSALFTRGETQALVVATLGTERDAQIIDELTGEKTDKFLFHYNFPPYSVGETGMVGSPKRREIGHGRLAKRGVAAVMPKNGEFPYTVRVVSEITESNGSSSMASVCGASLALMDAGVPIKASVAGIAMGLVKEGDDFVVLSDILGDEDHLGDMDFKVAGTRDGVSALQMDIKIEGITKEIMQVALNQAKGARLHILGVMEQAINRPRSDISEFAPRIYTMKINPEKIRDIIGKGGSTIRALTEETGTTIEIEDDGTVKIAASDGDKAQAAIKRINEITAEVEVGQVYAGKVVRIVDFGAFVSIIGGKEGLVHVSQIADHRVEKVTDVLSAGQEVQVKVLEVDRQGRIRLSMKDAIATEQSVDNAAE
- a CDS encoding citrate/2-methylcitrate synthase, whose protein sequence is MKDKFMIYKLSEAVKLTCKIDNELFEKFNVKRGLRNADHTGVLVGLTNIGDVVGYDRLDDGSLKPIPGKLLYRGIDIDDLVHCAQKEKRTGFEEVIYLLLSGALPDKEELDLFSHMLCESMALEKQTKIAIIDLEGQDIMNILARTVLEMYNYDPEPDDTCRDNLMRQSVDLIAKFPAIIAYAYNILRHSAKGQSLHIRHPNEDVSIAENFLYMIKGTKGYTELDVRVLDLAMILHAEHGGGNNSTFTVRVTSSTGTDTYSSIAAGIGSLKGPLHGGANLQVGKMINHLKEVITNWTDEQQIDDYFKKMLSKEVYDQKGLIYGIGHAVYTVSDPRAVLLKEMAKELAKEKGREAEFAFMNLLEERAIYAITHRKNAKTKKQVCANVDFYSGFVYDMIGLPKEVYTPLFAMSRIVGWCAHRIEELNFDDRRIIRPAYKNVSEAVEFTPLTQR
- the icd gene encoding NADP-dependent isocitrate dehydrogenase; translated protein: MNNKITITGGKLNVPNNPIIPFIEGDGVGPEIWRSAKAIFDSAIAKAYQGARKVEWQEVLAGEKSFNHSGSWLPDDTMNAFREYLIGIKGPLTTPVGGGIRSLNVALRQELDLYVCLRPVRWFNGVESPIKHPEKVNMTIFRENTEDIYAGIEWLQGTPEAEKFYQFLSQQMGVKKVRFPQTSSFGVKPVSVDGSERLIRAAINYALDNKLPSVTLVHKGNIMKFTEGGFKQWGYELAEREFASSVFTMQQFDKLKTQQGFAAANAALTAAKSAGKLIIKDVICDAFLQNTLLKPEEYSVIATLNLNGDYVSDQLAAMVGGIGIAPGANINYLTGHAIFEATHGTAPDIAGQDMANPSSLLLSGVMLFDYLGWYEVGQLINSAMEQLFQQGQATVDLARFMSNGNILTTSQFTQAVINHL